The following are encoded in a window of Mustela nigripes isolate SB6536 chromosome 1, MUSNIG.SB6536, whole genome shotgun sequence genomic DNA:
- the LOC132012714 gene encoding heterogeneous nuclear ribonucleoprotein A1-like codes for MSKSESEQLRKLFIGGLSFETTNESLRSHFEQWGTLTDCVVMRDPNTKRSRGFGFVTYATVEEVDAAMNARPHKVDGRVVEPKRAVSREDSQRPGAHLTVKKIFVGGIKEDTEEHHLRDYFKQYGKIEVIEIITDRGSGKKRGFAFVTFDDHDSVDKIVIQKYHTVNGHNCEVRKALSKQEMASASSSQRGRSGSGNFGGGRGGGFGGNDNFGRGGNFSGRGGFGGSRGGGGYGGSGDGYNGFGNDGSNFGGGGSYNDFGNYNNQSSNFGPMKGGNFGGRSSGPYGGGGQYFAKPRNQGGYGGSSSSSSSYDSGRRF; via the coding sequence ATGTCTAAGTCAGAGTCTGAACAGCTGCGGAAGCTCTTCATCGgaggtctgagctttgaaacaaccAATGAGAGTCTGAGGAGCCATTTTGAGCAATGGGGAACACTTACGGACTGTGTGGTAATGAGAGATCCGAACACCAAGCGctccagaggctttgggtttgtcacctatgccactgtggaggaggtggatgcagccatgaatgcaaggccacacaaggtggatggaagagttgtggaaccaaagagggctgtctcaagagaagattctcaaagacctggtgcccacttaactgtgaaaaagatttttgttggtggcattaaagaagacactgaagaacatcATCTAAGAGATTATTTCAAACAGTATGGGAAAATCGAAGTGATTGAGATCATAACTGACCGAGGCAGTGGCAAAAagaggggttttgcttttgtaacatttgatgaccatgattctgtagacaagattgtcattcaaaaataccatactgtgaatggccacaactgtgaagtaaggaaagcgctctctaagcaagagatggctagtgcttcatccagccaaagaggtcgaagtggttctggaaactttggtggtggtcgtggaggtggttttggtgggaatgacaactttggtcgcggaggaaacttcagtggtcgaggtggctttggtggcagtcgaggtggtggtggatatggtggcagtggggatggctataatggatttggtaatgatggaagcaactttggaggtggcggaagctataatgattttggcaattacaacaatcaatcctcaaattttggacccatgaaaggaggcaattttggaggcagaagctctggcccttatggtggtggaggccaatacttcgccaaaccacgaaaccaaggtggctatggtggttccagcagcagcagcagcagctatgacagtggcagaaggttttaa
- the UPK2 gene encoding uroplakin-2: MASLLPVRTWPLILILLTVLALGAADFNISSISGLLSPALTESLLVALPPCHLTGGNATLMVRRANDSQVVKSSFVVPPCRGRRELVSVVDSGAGFTVTRLSAYQVTDLVPGTKYYISYLVTKGTSTESSREIPMSTLPRRKVESIGLGMARTGGMVVITVLLSVAMFLLVVGFIIALALGARK; encoded by the exons ATGGCATCCCTCCTGCCCGTCCGGACCTGGCCCTTGATCCTGATTCTGCTGACTGTCCTGGCCCTGGGGGCTGCAG ACTTCAACATCTCAAGCATCTCCGGTCTGCTGTCCCCCGCACTAACGGAGAGCCTGCTGGTTGCCTTGCCCCCTTGTCACCTCACAGGGGGCAATGCCACACTCATGGTCCGGAGAGCCAATGACAGCCAAG TGGTGAAATCTAGCTTCGTGGTGCCTCCATGCCGTGGGCGCAGGGAGCTGGTGAGTGTGGTGGACAGCGGGGCCGGCTTCACAGTCACCCGGCTCAGCGCATACCAGGTGACAGACCTCGTGCCAGGAACCAAATACTA CATTTCCTACCTAGTGACGAAGGGGACATCCACTGAGTCCAGTAGAGAGATCCCAATGTCCACACTTCCTC GAAGGAAGGTGGAATCCATTGGACTGGGAATGGCCCGGACGGGGGGCATGGTGGTCATCACAGTGCTGCTGTCTGTCGCCATGTTCCTGCTGGTGGTGGGCTTCATCATCGCGTTGGCCCTGGGTGCCCGGAAGTGA